Below is a genomic region from Helianthus annuus cultivar XRQ/B chromosome 2, HanXRQr2.0-SUNRISE, whole genome shotgun sequence.
TTTACGTTTTCTATATGataaaaattaaattaaactGATTAAAAGTAAAACTAAAAACTCAACTAAACTTTAAGAAGTGGTTTTCATTCGGCTGTTAGTTAAGCTCAACTAAACTTTAAGAAATTGTTTTGAAGAATGGCCAACTTTGCCTATACGCATCTTGATTTGGTAGGCTAAAAGATCAAAATATTTCAAGCTTAAATGTAAAACTAAAAACTCTGTTCCCTATTTGTAAGGCCACACGGGGCGGAACTTGTATAACGCGTGATAGGCATTTATAACGCGTGGAACTTCAAAATCCCCACCCCCACCTCATTGTATAACGCGTTAATATATAACGAAAATCCAATTTCGTTATTTTTACAACgcgtgattttttttttttgtgagtgtattgttggttggggggaaattgctgggtgtggtggtgagtgatgaccacccccactaaaaaaggttgtgagtgatgaaaaaatgggagatgacatggcgaaacttgattggtgcttgtgaatgatagaattctatcactagtgacggCGTTGAAAATATCACGAAAGCGGGTTTTCGTTATAATATAACGCGTTGAACAATATGCCGGCGGTGGCCCATCACGCGTTGAACAATATTCTGTTATACAATAACGGCACCACCCCTTCCTCTCGATAATACATGTGCATGATGttcaatatgttttttttttatttttttttctaataacgTTCAAAATTTTAAGTTTTGTTATGCACATATCGAGTTGATTTCCGTTTTGAAAAGAACGTTTTGCATAAACTTAACAATTATCGCATCTCATGTATTCTCCGACTGACTATTCGTTTCAATTTCATTTGCATATCGGACACATATGTTCATCATAGGCAAACGATGACGAATTGAGACTGGATGGCAAGATCCTCCCCCGCCTCAAACACACCGGCACTGATTTTGTTTTCTGGCATGAATTTCGACAAATCGTAAATCTCATTTTGAGCCTTTCAGATTGGTACGTAAGTTTTTACTTTACTTTTGCAACTATACATGTTTCATTGGCTCGATGAACGGAATTCTGTGATTCTGATCTTAGTATGCATACATGTGAAATAAAGTATGAAATAAAGTAGATATATGTGACAAGCCAAGATTAGAAGGTTGTGGTATTCAAGAGATTATTAATATTTGATCCGACCGACATTACATAGGCTGAGGTGAGTTTAAGATCATATTTTGGCAAATTAAACTTGCTATGGGTAATTTAAACCACATAAGGCCACAAACAGGTATACCTCCAAACCCGATGGGAATTACTAGGTAATGGGTGCCTGATAAGTCTTAGACTAAAAAGCAACATTTGAAGATAAGGGTGGTTAATTCGGTTGATCTCACGGGATGACTTCGAGGACATCAAGGATAATAATAAACTGGTAATTTGATTTTTTGTATTTGATTCATGTTTatccttattttttttttttgaacagcctCATTTAAGTTAGTTTGTTTAGAATTCGAAGTCATAGGTCTAAGTGTTCAAATATGATTTGTTTGAGGGTATTATATGAACCCGACAATAACATAGGATTTCAATATTGTTGTCATTGATTTGTATGCTAGGGATAAAGCAACACGAAAAGAAAGTTTCGAATAAACTTAAAGTTTTCGCATTTAATATAGTGATACTAACACATTCAAAATCAACATCCCGCCGTAACGTGCGGGTTGGCGTCAACTCGTTTGATACCAAAATTAATGACATTCAAAGATTGCTCTTCATTAGATCGTCTCTCCATTTTGACCGTTCACTTTCTTTCAGTAATTTTCTGTTTTCCTCTAAATTTAATCGCAATTTTGTGTTTTCTTTGCGTGTTCTTGACTTCTTGCATCATCAAATGAGTAAATTCGATATGTAGTAATGCCCTATTCAAATGATTGAATAAGTTTTAGCCCTCTTTCTATTTTTATGACTGCAAAGCCCCAAATTTCTGGATTTGGATGGTGTTTTGGTGTATTATTCATCAGATCATTTTAAATTGTTACCCCAAAACAATTAGAAAATTAATGTACATAATTAGGTCTCTTCAAAAAGCTCGCAACTCGAAAAACTCGCTCCAAATCGGCTAGGTTTTATAATCGAAGCCGGTAGCTTGTTAGCTCGTTTAAGTATGTGTGTGCATGTATGTAAttattatgtgtgtgtgtgtgtatatatatgtatatctaACTTAGTtgtgctattggtgggatttactgagtatgatgatgatgatgatgatgatgatgatgtgtgGGCCCTTGGGGGggaaaagtgaaattgcactatttttaaagttatttttttaatttcgtgaaaataacgttaaaagtggcggacggttaatcatgcatcatgtggtggcgttgacaGCCGAaggacaaaagggtacatgcactaataggcctttgtcccgattgttgagtgttgtgtgccttatgtccaaggcttgatgcaaaactactatcgagccaaGGGCCTCACTAGAAGCatcctctctattcctacggggtagaggtaaggttgtctacatcttaccctcctcagaccctaccttagctttgctattggtggcatttactgagtatgatgatgatgatgatatatatgtatgtgtgtatgttaaaaatttctaaaaataaatGAGTCGACTCAACAAGTCACGAGCTGACTCGAGCTTTTGACGAGCCAAGCCAAAGCTCAactttcatcttgttaagataAACGAGCCAATCCCGAGCTCACCTTGGCTCATTTACAACCCTATACTAATGTATTCTTATCTTACTATCATCATGTTTTGGATATACAGATATTATTGAAGATCAATTAGATAGTATTACCGGTTCAGTTATCCTCGTTCGAGATACTTTCTCATGGCAGACCATCATTCCGATAAAGGTGTGAGTACAGATAATGTTTCTGTTAAAAGTGTGGAATCGGAATCGGAATCAGCTGGTGTGGCAAATCAACATTCTGATGTTGCAGATAAACATTCAGATAAAGGTGACAGAATAGCTGAAGTTGCACTCGAAAGTTTGAAACCGAAAGGTGGTGCAGAGAAACAGTCAGATAAAAATGAAACTATAGCTGAAGTTGCTCGTGTTGCGGATGAACATTCAGATAAAGGTGACAGAATAGCTGAAGTTGCAATTGAAAGTCTGAAATCAGAAGGTGTTGCAGATAAACGTCCGGATGAAGGTGAAAGTATAGCTGAAGTTGCTCTAGATGCTTTGAAATCAAAAGGTGTTGCAGATAAACATTCAGATGAAGAGGCTTCTGGATCAACGGTGGAGATTAATATCAAGACGCTAGATTCACAGTTACACAACTTTATTGTCGATAAAAATGTATCTCTTCCATTCCCTTTTTATATACGCACACATGTCACTCTTCTTCAGTCCCCGCTTAtcctcttttttttcttttgtaaataaaaaaacaGATGTTAGTTTCGACATTCAAGGAGACTATAGCTAGTGAAGTCGGCCTTCCAGTTGATCAGCAGCGGCTGATTTTTAGAGGCAAGGTGTTGAAAGATGAAGACCGTCTTTCAGAATACCGTATCCTATAATCATGTTACATAGTATTAGGTTGTCAAGTGTagaatgtgtatatatatatatatatatatatatatatatatatatattctatataTATTTCCCATGTAGTTTGTACTATGGTTTCAGCCTTGACGGTTTATAGATGTTGAAAGTGGACATACACTGCATCTAGTGAATAGACAACCATCTGAATTTCAACCCTCATCTGGCTCGCCCAATGTGGAGACAGCTGCAAGGAGCAGCAATGCAGGTGAATTTTGGTGATACCCTTATTTTATATATACACGCACACATGTAATGACGTATGCACAAGAAagttaaattatgattttggtcCCAGGACAAGATGATAATGTGACCGGTACACGTCCTCGCGTCGGGCATGTTTCACATAGTGTAGTTCTTGGGACATTCGGCGTCGGAGAGCAAGATGAAGGCGGCAGTCCAGATGTAAATCAGGTTCTATATTCTGCAAAATTGTTTTCTATAAAGCGGTTTAGTGTGCTTTGTGGTGATTATATTttaaaaccgttttttttttttttttttttttttgtattcaaGGTGATTGGGGCAGTTCTTAATTTCTTTGGGCAGGGCCTCATCGCTGGTACCGGCACAACGCAACCACACATGCAGGTGACTTGTgttttttctttcatgatgattTATGCGCATATAATTTAGAttactatttaattaatatattttgattgTCTACTTGTTTACAGTTCAGTATGCCCATGCAAGTTGCTCTTGGAAATGAGACGGGAAATCAGTCGCAGCCTAGAAGTCCTCGTCAATCAATGCCTCAAGGGTATCAAATCCCAGTGGGATCAGTGCCAGCTGTACCTACACTTGCCACGGTAATAAACATGTTGTAAACTTCCTTATTTCATGCTAAAGTTTCTTTAGTATTTTCTACATGGCCTTACGTGGTATTCTTGCCATGTTTACTCACCTGTAGCCAATACCTGAGTCCTTACACACGCTTTCTGAGTTCATGAACCACATGGACCGAGCATTATCTCAAAATGGAAGTAAGAgttattattttttgtttaacATAACATTTAGACATATATCTTTTTGCATTGTTTGTATGACCTTTATGTTTGGATCTCTTTGCGGGTCATCGACCTTCAGATAGTACGGAAGGCTTCCCGTCTGTAGAACTACCCTCCAATGCTCGTGGCTTGCCGTCAGTAGCAGCTTTGGCAGTTGTCATGCGACAAGCACAACGTCTTCTTAGTGGGCCCGCTGTTGATTCTTTATCTGTACTTACCTTTCTCTATACCCTGGTGTTCATAACTATTTACCATATTCTGGATGATAATTAAACGAAAATTTAACTACGAATTTTCTAGCATACCGCAAGAAGGCTAGAGGAACAGGAGGGTTCAAGTGACGTCACGGTGAGAACCCAGATTCAAACGGAAGCAATGCAGTCGGGGCTTGCTATGCAGCATTTAGGTGCTCTTTTGCTAGAGCTAGGTCGTACGATGCTGACGTTGCGTATCGGACAGTCACCCGTATGTCATAACTTTTTTCTATATGCAACGCTATAATCTTATAGAAGTTATCATTTACAAGTGATTATGGTAAACATTTTAGGCTGAATCTTCTGTAAACGCTGGGCCTGCTGTTTACATATCTCCTTCCGGTCCTAATCCTATTATGGTTCAGCCGTTCCCTCTGCAAACTAGTTCTCTCTTCGGTGGGTCCGCTGGTCCTGTTGGAATAGGAGCCGTTCCACGACACCTTAACATACATATCCATCCTGGTCAGTAACTAAAAACGAATCACTACATATGTTGTTATCTTGGTGTTTTTCATGTGTTATTCATATGAGTAGGTCCAAGGGCAACTAATGTCGAATCAAACCTAGGAGCACACGCTAACATAAACGGTAAGTTTTTCTCTACTTATTTATTTTCATAAAAAGTTTACTATTTATGTGTTACAAGAAGCTTTTGATTACTATGATAATAGCTGGAGTCAGCTCACAAGCCAGAGGTGTTGGTGATCACATGAGAAGTGGAAATCAGAGTTCTGTCGGTATGTCTATGCTTAATATGTtaagttttaaaaattttaatttattttgttttgtgaCCTTGTGTTAACGTTTGCTATTTTTTCCATCTAGGCCAAGCAGATGCTGGTCTTTCAGAGGTTCGGACAGTACGCTTTATGTTTGTTTCTTGATGTGGCAGTTTTGGTGTATGGTCGATTTGGGCTAAATATTTATCTCAAACAGGTTAATTAAAAACAATAGCTAAAAAGAAAAGTATATTTTCATATGTTAAAATTTAGATTATTATTGTAATAGTTTAGTTTTTACAATCATACCTAACCCATTAATTACTTGAAAGAAATTTATAATACAAGGGTAAGTGTATTTGGGCCGACCAGACCTGAACAAACAGTAACAACCATAGTTATTAATAGCAAATAGCGGACGATAGCGACAAGCTATCTATACGCTACATGCCTACGTGgcgatagcgatgaaatagcAGGCGTTTTTTTATGTTTAGCGACACACTAGGAAAAAAATTCAGaaattttttatatgtatattatatccaaATAAGTTGTTTTATACGCTGTTTCATGTGTATGCTTaacaaaaaacctaaaatcctgctattttataCCTATAAAATCCCGCTATTTATATTAAAGcagaaaaaaaacctaaaatcccgCTATTTGCCCGCTATGGAGGCGCCAAAATCAAATAGCGACACATGAGTGCTAAgctacgctattcgctatagcgctTGCTATGACCACTATTACTAACTATGGTTACAACaagaacccattttgacccgatACCCAACCCACCATCCTGCCAAAATCTTCCATTTCTACTAGTTTCTCTTTTGTTTtcttagatttatcaaagccatATTTACCAGAATGCCACTTACATAGTATCTAACAGGATGTAGGAGGCACAAGAATGAAATCTTTAAGTGAAACGGAAGGTGGTTCGTCATCATTCAGTCGAAGGAACATTCCCCTTGGACTTGGCCCGGGAGGTTTACAACCTAAAGTGTGCCCATGTTCcaaacattttatttttaaataccATGATCAGTTTTTCCGTTGCTATATTATTTCCACAATTTTAACAAGATTAGTATATGCTAAAACTGTCTATAAATTTGATGCTAGAGACGAAATCGGCCGACAAGATTAGAGGCGAGTAGTAGTGGCGTTTCTACTTCATCGGCTGGAGGCCAACTGGATCCTGCAGCAACCATGAATCAACTTATGCAAAATCCCGCTTTAAATAATCTTTTAGCTGGTGTTTCGAATCAAAATGGGTCCGGATCACCGGATTTATTTAGGAATTTAATGAGTCAAGTTGCGCAAAACCCTGAAATGATGAACACAGTCAATCAGTTTGCTCAACATATGGATGGTAATCAAGATTTAAGTAGCATGTTGGCGGGCATGGGTGGGTCCGGTGGCAGTGGCAGCGGCAACCTTGATATGTCGAGTTTGGTTCAACAGATGATGCCGTTTGTTTCTCAAGCTCTCAATAGTGGTAGTGGAAGTGGGAGTTCAAGTTCAAATAAGCTTCAATCTGTACCATCTAGAAAAGGCACGCTTCATCGACGTTCCAGTAGTGTGAAGAGTTTGAACATTAATGAAAGATCGAGTGAATTTCAGGTTTGTTCTAACACAGTCAAGTTTGAACGCTAATGAAAGATCGAGTGAACACTATTAATTAACGGTTTGTGTAAATGTTATTGGACTGATACTTAACGTGACGTGAAATGGTTCGTATATGTAGATGAACCTTGAAAACGCGGCCCAGAAAATAGTGGAACATTACCCACCTCTAGAAATATTCTCATCAATAGTCCAAACTGCTGCTGCTTTACGCAACGATGTTTATGATACAAATGCTATTAATGCATTATGTATGGAAGAGGAGCTTGCTCAGGTTAGCATCTTCGGTTCCCATATTTACTTTTAGCTCCTGTAAATATTTAGTTTCATTCAGTTGTAATTGGATTTGCAGGAATTTATGGAAATGTTGAAGCGTGACATTTCTCGACGGCTTCAGTAGATGATGATCATTGCAACTCTTTCTTTTTCCCTCCATTTGTTTCTACGTTTTTGGTTGTTTTGGCGGGTGAGGTCGAGGATCTTTGTAAGGAGTAACCTGTGGTGATATCAGTTGAAGAATTATTGGCTTCTTGATAAATTTTgttggtgcatttgtcaatctTATTGTTTTGTCTTAGGTTATATAACAAGTCTATGAACAAAACATGTTTTACTAAAGTTGAAACGGGTGAGACTGGTATAACGTTATCTAAAATGTATTAATGCGTAAAAGCTCTTAAATCGTTTTTACTCGGTTAATTAGATTAGAAATATAGTAATTAACATGTTCTTGATAAGAAAACAATGAAGTTGTATTCTGCAGAACTTTTATATCCTTTCACACGTTTTGATACAAATATACAAATGAGTCTCTCAAGTAACTGTCAAATGAACATCTATATTATAACTGCCAAAACGGTTATGGGGGGGGGTGGTTTGTATATCTGATTTATAATACTTCCCCTCAGATATACATTATCATTATTCATCATACACTATTAACAACATACTTCAGGATGATGTTAAATCGGTACTTCAGGACCTATAAGATAAACCGATACTGCTGGACCAGTTcggctgcctcgttaaaaaccttactaagaaaacccaatgggacaaaacttagtcaaggaaAAGAGTACAGCGTGTATAATGCTCCCCCTCAATTTAACTAACATCTTTCAATCTTCGGAGCCCGATCTTATGTGATAAATACTCAAAACTGCTTCTAGGTAGTGATTTTGTGAAGAGATCAGCTAGATTTTCACTTGACTTGATCTGACGAACATCGATTTCTCCTTCCTTTTGTAGGTCATATGTTGAGAAGACCTTTGGTGAGATGTGCTTTGTTCTATCGCCTTTAATGTAGCCTTCTCTTATTTGAGCTATGCAAGCAGCGTTGTCTTCATAAATAATCGTCGGGTCTTTCTTGATTTGTTCTAATCCgcatgcttcttgtatgtgattaatcatGGATCTCAACCACACACATTCTCGACCAGCATCATATAGTGCTATTAATTcggcatgatttgatgatgttgctgtaagtgtttgcttagtcgatttccaagaaattgttgtgccaccgtatgtgaatacataacctgtctgagattttgctttgtgaggATCTGATAGATATCCGGCATCAGCATACCCAATAAGTTGGGACTTTTGATCCTTTTGATAGAAAAGACCCAAGTCTTGTGTCCCGCAAATATACCGAAATATATGTTTTACACCATTCCAGTGTCTACGTGTTGGATTCGAACTGTATCTCGCTAGTACATGAACTGCAAATGCAATGTCAGGTCTTGTGTTATTTGCGAGGTACATAAGGGCACCGATCGCGCTTAAGTACGGTACTTCCGGACCAAGTACTTCTTCGCCTTTTTCTTGAGGGCGataaggatccttgtgtggatctagcggtcggacaaccataggtacgctaaacggatgtgctttatccatgttgaaacgtactaacatcttctggatgtagtttgattGATGGACAAATGTACCATTGCACAGATACTCAAATTGTAGTCCGATGCATAATTTTGTcataccaagatctttcatttcaaattccttctttaacaactgagcagctttctctatctcttcaggagatccgatgatgttgatatcatcaacatagactgctattatagtgaaatttgagagtGATCTTTTAATAAAGACACATGGACTGATCAGACTTGTATCTTTCTTTTTCGAGATATTCACTAagtcgattgtaccacatacgaccagattgtttgagaccatataaagatctctggagctttatagaacacatatctcgaggtgttgattttaatgcttcaggcaattttaatcctttagggattttcatgtagatgtcattttcaagtgtcccgtataagtatgcggtgacgacatccattagtctcatatgaagtccttcagagattgtgaggccgattaggaacctaagggttatcgcatccactacaggggaatacgtttccttataatcaactcctgggatttgggaaaacccttgcgctacaagtcgagccttatatcgtacaatctcattcctttcatttctctttattgcaaacacccatttataacctactggtttgacgtctatgggtgttcggaCTACAGGTCCGAAAACATGTCGCTTCTCGAGCGAATTCAATTCAGCGtttatggcttcttgccatcttgTCCAGTCATTTctgtgcatgcactcttctaaagttttaggtacgtaattattttcattggttacatccgttgctatagcatatgcgaatatatcatcaacacgtgttttattccggttccacattgtactatcttgtacataattaatagagatctcattttcgttcggtaccggtgtttcttctgaaacttcattttccTCTAGATTCATAGTTGTCTCTTCTGGGACATTTACCTCTACCGGGGTTTCATTTATGACcttttgtgagttttcaccaactgcgttactttgctcttttcgtttctgggggtttttgtctttggaaccgattggcctcccacgctttcgttgtatagtaatcgcttctgggattacttcaattcgagcaggtgcatttgatgctggtacatgtgactttgtcactctattcgtgtttgtgaatgcatctggtaattcattcgctattctttgcaaatgtataatcttttggacttcatattcacattgaccacttcgggggtcgagatttgatagcgatgatgcattccacgttatttcttgtgttaccagtctttctttgtCCTTATCTCCCTCTAAGACTGGGAACATCGTCTCATCAAAATGACAGTCAGCATATCGTGCGGTAAACATGTCTCCCGTCATCGGTTCTAAATATTTAATAATGGATGGGGAGCTAAACCCAATATAGATACCCAGTCTTCTTTGGGGTCCCATTGTAGTACATTGTGGTGGCGGTATTGGtacatataccgcacaaccaaaaattctaaggtgggacaaacTTGGTTCTCTTCCGGAGACCAGTTGCAATGGGGAGTATTCGTGATCAGCAGTTGGTCTCAATCTAATCAGTGCAGCAGCATGCAAAATAGCATGTCCCCATGCAGAAGATGGTAGTTTACATCTCATTAAAAGTGGTCTAGCGATTATTTGTAATTTTTTAATCAAAGATTCAGCTAAA
It encodes:
- the LOC110922289 gene encoding ubiquitin-like domain-containing protein CIP73 — encoded protein: MADHHSDKGVSTDNVSVKSVESESESAGVANQHSDVADKHSDKGDRIAEVALESLKPKGGAEKQSDKNETIAEVARVADEHSDKGDRIAEVAIESLKSEGVADKRPDEGESIAEVALDALKSKGVADKHSDEEASGSTVEINIKTLDSQLHNFIVDKNMLVSTFKETIASEVGLPVDQQRLIFRGKVLKDEDRLSEYHVESGHTLHLVNRQPSEFQPSSGSPNVETAARSSNAGQDDNVTGTRPRVGHVSHSVVLGTFGVGEQDEGGSPDVNQVIGAVLNFFGQGLIAGTGTTQPHMQFSMPMQVALGNETGNQSQPRSPRQSMPQGYQIPVGSVPAVPTLATPIPESLHTLSEFMNHMDRALSQNGNSTEGFPSVELPSNARGLPSVAALAVVMRQAQRLLSGPAVDSLSHTARRLEEQEGSSDVTVRTQIQTEAMQSGLAMQHLGALLLELGRTMLTLRIGQSPAESSVNAGPAVYISPSGPNPIMVQPFPLQTSSLFGGSAGPVGIGAVPRHLNIHIHPGPRATNVESNLGAHANINAGVSSQARGVGDHMRSGNQSSVGQADAGLSEDVGGTRMKSLSETEGGSSSFSRRNIPLGLGPGGLQPKRRNRPTRLEASSSGVSTSSAGGQLDPAATMNQLMQNPALNNLLAGVSNQNGSGSPDLFRNLMSQVAQNPEMMNTVNQFAQHMDGNQDLSSMLAGMGGSGGSGSGNLDMSSLVQQMMPFVSQALNSGSGSGSSSSNKLQSVPSRKGTLHRRSSSVKSLNINERSSEFQMNLENAAQKIVEHYPPLEIFSSIVQTAAALRNDVYDTNAINALCMEEELAQEFMEMLKRDISRRLQ